Genomic segment of Schistocerca nitens isolate TAMUIC-IGC-003100 chromosome 9, iqSchNite1.1, whole genome shotgun sequence:
gccggaaagatggcgtatggcgttctataaggcgtggtacctggttcgagaagtctagattgggcatgcgtgagattgtgcttattacatattatttttgttatagatgcccacagagtttttgcgcgtttgagactggtgtgagtgagaggactgttttagactggtattccttttgtcgtgaagtgtgttcggaatttattaagtacaggggtaagttgggtgggcatggggtgcttgtggaggtggacgagtcgcagtttggtaaaaggaagtatgggagggggaagtctgtggctggtctttgggtgtggggggctgttgttcacgggggtgggggtactgaatgtgtttttagggttgtggaggggaggtcgaaggctgaattagtggggttaattgaggagtatgtagagcccgGGTACAtatagtttctgatgctttttcttcttatagggggttgggtgacaggggatttaatcatttagtagtgaaccacagtctagaatttaagaattatgatactggggcttgcactaacacaattgaggggatgtggggggcggttaagtcagttcttgggagggggaagaggcgctcttccaaccttcagtctcatttagatgagtactgttggcggaagagtgtcccagaggcctattgcatttttcgggtttttttaagggctgtgggtaaaatgtataggccgaaagtggttagttagggtgcatttgtgtctgattgtggtggccaatctagtttgtggggctggaacttttttgaggtaagttccgttttttttttgtttttgatgtatgttttgtgtcaacagaaacatccgatctcacgcgtcggctttgacccgtgatgttagggacctacacattgatctgtagcgtagccctgaatacgaggttaggttgggaggtttttttttggcggggggggggggtcaggggggggcgcagcccccccccccccccctgcctggcctcgagtaccacttgtttattattatctttgttcgatcgtaatttatgcgattgggagctgttgtagatgtatgtaggtgtaagggaagtgttggttttttaggttggtgttgggggatgtgatcggtaggttctgttgagctatataggtcaacggaagtgttcgatcgtaatttatgtgattgggagctgttgtagatgtatgtaggtgtaagggaagtgttcgttttttttttttttttttgtattggaggatgtgatcggtaggttctgttgagctacataggtcaagggaagtgtccgattttggataggaatgtgttttttggtatttggtcagttttgtgatgttgatttatttcgttgttttgcgtggttttgtatggcggtcggtggctacatttgtgtatatttagtttgtccccacccaaaaacccccaatttcccacgcttgtcccgttagagtcattaggctttttgtgaaacttgtgtatttcagtgtttataatacgtatgcgatgtttttatatccgccatattggataatacgtatgcgatgtttttatatccgccatattggaattgtcgtttatagtcgtttccgctacatttgtgacgtcatgggtcaaagccgacgggtaagatcggacgcttctgtatttccctgcTTTGAAATCTTAGCAAGATCTGATTCAATAATTGCGCAAGCTCTTATAGACAATACTTCGTTAcatgtaactgcatcatctgtgaaaagtctgatgtcacttttaatgttgtctgcaaggtcattgatatacaacatgtacaacaagggtcccaacacatttccccgTATgaccgtacttttgataataagtgtagtgGTGACACTGAGTCACAACTTTTTCGGAAATCGAATGATACTACATCTACCCGACTGCCTTGATCtgaggctttcagtatgtcatatgagaaaagcgcGATTTGGGTTTCGCCAGGTTTCGCACGATCATTGTCTTCGGAATCCGTGTTGGTTGACACGGAGGAGGTCGTCCTGTTTTagatacctcagaatatgttcgaagcagggccggcgcaagcccaagtgccgccccgtgcgagctgctacattgccgccccccccccccccccgctgccccgtttttttattctttttttttacaaaaagtttttatttcttctccatggattttaatacctactccgaattttatttaaacaaatctgtaggagatgtcagcaatcaatcgcaatttttgtttttacttttcaaatcTACATAGGTTTCGGCCACTGAGTGGCTTTTAATATGTGCTTACTTCTAAACCGTCATGCTGTCAGTTACGTTCAGCATTACggtatagatgtaaacataactcaaaGCATTGAGAATAGCCACACTGTGCCAGAAATCTATGAAGATCTggaaaataaagacaaaaattgCGACTGATTGGTGACATTTTCCacagatttgtacaaaacagtcaCTGGGCACAAGCTCGAAAATGGAGTCAAACCTGATTGATGAAATCTAGCTAATTTTAATAAGCCTCgtgaatttacaaaaatattcaaatgtgtgtgaaatcttatgggacttaactgctaaggttattagtccctaagcttacacactacttaacagaaAACAGAAACGAGCTTCAAAACTCGcaaggaaacccttagaagcaatgttctgtctacggattttcgttttagaaggtcaaaattaacgttttgttttgtgcggTCGAGAGGGTattgttgctaaaagaccatactttctcagattttcatcagaatcaaagcgaccagtagtttactaagatgaaacatggattcacacgcattatacagtaaataaatcTTGCTAAAGTGATAGTGTGCGtgtagtattgtcaaacaaaagtgccggtcagagtCTAATTGTTGTTGATGCAGGCGGAGACAGGTGTTTCGtggctcaaaaaccaaaacgtccgactatcactcagaaacggatagcaaaagttttcaaaaatacgtcgaaacttatgccaggcttattagcaacgtctttatcccttgtaattattcgcagcgtatttacccattcggaatacttctagcagtgtaggtgttggacatgtttgactgtagtaatgttcaaccattgttttccataatgcgggaagaataaaacCCTCGGAAACTGCCTTTGAAGGGCTTAGCAAAATTGCCTCAGGCGTAACATGTAACTGCAGTgtcgaacattgcattcgaatttaCAAATTAGATCTCGTCTTCTGCaaaattgttgttcttgttgtgttcttcagtcctgagactggtttgatgcagctctccatgctactctatcctgtgcaagtttcttcatctcccagtacctactgcaacctctatccctctgaatctgcttagtgtattcatctcttggtctccctctacgatttttaccctccacgctgccctccaatactaaattggtgatcccttgatgcctcagaacatgtcctacaaaccgattccttcttctagtcaaattatgccacaaactcctcttctccccaattctattcaatacctcctcattagttatgtaagctacccatctaatcttcagcattcttctgtagcaccacatttcgaaagcttctattctcttcttgtccaaactatttatcgtccatgtttcacttccatacacggctacagtccatacaaatactttctgaaacgacttcctgacacttaaatctataccggaTGTTAACAAAtgcctcttcttcaaaaacgctttccttgctattgccagtctacattttatatcctctctacttcgaccatcatcagttattttgctcaccaaatagttaaattcctttactactttaagtgtctcatttcctaatctcattccctcagcatcacccgacttaattcgactacattccattatcctcgagcCAGCCGCggtgggctagcggttctaggcgcgcagtccggaaccgcgcgactgctacggtcgcaggttcgaatcccgcctcgggcatggatgtgtgtgatgtccttaggttagttaggtttaagtagttctaagttctaggggactgatgaccacagatgttaagtcccatagtgctcagaaccatttgaaccattatcctcgttttgcttttgttgatgttcatcttataccctccttttcagACAAtatccattcaattcaactgctcttccaagtactttgctgtctctgacagaattacaatgtcatcggcgaacctcaaagtttttatttcttctccatagattttaatacctactccgaatttttcttttgtttcctttactgcttgctcaatatacagattgaacaacatcggggagaggctacaaccctgtctcactcccttcccaaccactgcttccctttcatgcccctcgactcttataactcccatctagtttctgtaaaaattgtaaatagcttttcgctccctgtattttacccctgccaccttcagaatttgaaagagaatattccagtcaacattgtcaaaagctttctctaagtctacaaatgctaggaatgtaggtttgcctttccttaatctagcttctaagataagtcataaggtcagtattgcctcacgtgttccaatatttctaccgaatccaaactgatcttccccgaggtcggcttctactagtttttccattcgtctgtaaataattcatgttagtattttgcagctgtgacttattaaactgatagttcggtaattttcacatctgtgaacacctgctttctttgggattggaattattatattcttcttgaattctgtgggtatttcgcctgtctcgtacatattgctcaccagatagtagagttttgtcaggactggctctccgaaggctgtcagtacttctaatggaatgttgtcttttcctggggccttgtttcgactttgatttttcagtgctctgtcaaactcttcatgcagtatcatgtctcccatttcatcttcatctacatcctcttccatttgaataatattgtcctcaagtacatcgcccttgtatagaccttctataaactccttcaacctttctgctttcccttctttgcttagaactgggtttccatctgagctcttgatatttatacaagtggttctcttttctccaaaggtctctttaattttcctgtaggtagtatctatcttacccctagtgaggtaagcctctacattcttacatttgtcctcttgccatccctgcttagccattttgcacttcctgtcgatctcatttttgagacgtttgtattcctttttgtctgcttcatttacagcatttttgtattttctcctttcatcaattaaattcaatatttcttctgttacccaaggatttctactagccctcgtctttttacctacttgatcctctgcttccttcattacttcatccctcaaagctacccattctttttctactgtatttctttcccccattcctgtcaattgttcccttatgctctccctgaagattACTGGCGTCTACGCCCGACTGCTTTCCCCTCTCTGTTTGAAAACCGTCacacgacggtgctgccacagtggcgaggaagaaattagtcctcctccCACCCCTTGTTCAACAGGGGCGGCCGGCAGGTAGTCAAGGCCCCATGCCACAGTTCCCGAAGCCGCTCCCTCCgaggtttggtttcgaatccccCTGGACATTAATGTTGAGTTTGTCctacaaaaaaagagagagaaaagaaaatgggGAAGGGCGGTTGATGTGCCGCCCATCGGAAAGTACCGCCCCGTGCGGCCGCACGTTTCGCACGTGCCTTGCGCCGCCCGTGGTTGTAAGAtcgtacaacaaatcgatgtcgcgATATTATGCGGTAGGTTTGTGGATCACGTCTATTGTCCTTCATGTACACGAACGCGACTTGTGCTGCTTTCTGCAGTTCTCCACAGGAGAGCAAGGTTAGTTGGGGCAAGGAGACGTGAGGCGAAGAAGCTAGAAAACAGTCACCAGTTTGAAAAAAATGGCTTTTATTGAATGCAGTGCAACGTAGGAAGGAACATACACAGCGCGCTATATCTCGTCTCAGTGGACCTTGACGATGGGTGCAGCCGCGGCGTAGGAGATGGCTGGGGCGACGGCGTGGGTGGCGTaggcgacggcgggggcggcgtagctaacagcgggggcggcgtaggcgacggcgggggcggcgtagctgacggcgggggcggcgtaggcgacgGCGCGCACGGGGACCGGCACCTCGCGGTAGCGCAGCTCCGGCTGCTGCACCGTGATGGGCTGCTTGACCACGTTGACCTGCGCGGGCGCCACCTGCACCTTGGGCAGCAGCGGCGCCCCGGCCAGGGGGGACGCCAGCAGCCCAGCAGAGGCCACCGCCAGCAGCGCGCTCACCACCACCTGCACACGTCACACAAAGGCCTTCAGTCATTACCTCGAAACAGAAAAAAACTGTCTCTAGTAACTGATCGTCAATCATTTAATCGAACAATTAAGGATCGCCAACACTGTTTAATGATTGAAACAAAAAGGTCGCAACGGACGCTCACAGCTTCAGCGATCCCACAAGGATCAATATTAGGCCCATAGCTTTCTTCATTATATGTTAATGCTTTGTCAACTATTCTGCTCTGCTGTTCAGATAGTTGTGGTTATTTCTtatcaaaatgtaaaatattacactGCAGGTGTATTAACTGCTTTATCAATTACATGCTAATGACCTTCTGTTATATCTAATGAGGAGAATACGGCAAGTGTCATCACCCAATTTCCCAGGAACTTCTgtagaagaggggtcaaaataagcgacttATACGTAGATACTAGACGGTTTCTCAAAAAACTACAGtgaaagttttcgaggtattttcgagGTACATTGTGATCCTTTAACTGCGCGAGATCAtcagatgaaacggtggctcaagGGTTAGTGTCGTGGCTTCTTAATTTTGGGGATGttgtattcattttatttttattgtcttcatttacctacccatgtccgtagaaggttactacacgaatgttatcaaattaggggatacaagagtgttatattatttgtaaatttacaactggatttcacaataagtgtcatacccTTATTATACAATATACGTGTATATGGTATGTTGAGAACTTACAATCCTTTTCAAATTCTCATATTCCGGTATTTAATTCTCACATTaactcttatattaattcttatattttattcatgtgTTTATTCTCCGGgatgatttggtgcattcccttgggtgATGTCGATCGTAGAAACATCCGAAATACAGGTATTCCGAACACCATAAGCGTCGTGCGGAGGCAAGTTCTTCACAGTGACATTTCTCCGTATGGATCTCACTTAGGAAGGGAATGTCGCTAacatttttgaagattttgaataTTGGCAATATTTTCGCGGCAAACTATACATAACAGATGGCTTTTCcaaaaactggcgcttgcaatagattttgaatcaagatacactacgtAAATTTCAACGAAAACTATTTCAAACAATATTCTTactttttaaattcattcacctgGCGTACAATtaatagacgaataaggacaacttaTATCAATATACACCGGAGGGCAACGTTATATCTCTACAAAGAGGAAGTAATATACAGACATcgtaatataaatgaaaaacaaaaataaaagtaaaatgtttcaaatggctctgagcactatgcgacttaacttctgagatcatcagtcgcctagaacttagaactaattaaacctaactaacctaaggacatcacacacatccatgcccgaggcaccgtagcggtcgctcggctccagactgtagcgcctagaaccgcacggccactccggccggcctaaaagTAATGAAAAGGCAAGCAATCACTCGCTCCTCAGTTTAGAGAATCTCTTCCACCGTTACTGCTATGCTTCACAgaagtaaccttttcttcttcggCAAAGAATTTTGGGATAATTCTGGACCGCACtgaacacacatctgcagtctgtaAGAAGATGTCAGAGGGATCTCATTCACTGCAGAAATATAAACAGTTTTTAAATGTAGcgctatagaaaaatgctgaagattagatgagtggatcGAATAACTGATGTGGTGGTGCTGAATCTAACTGGAGAAAGAAGAAATTCATGGCGCAGCTTGACTAAAactagggatcggttgataggccacatcttgaggcatcaagaaattttCAATTTGGCCGTGGAAGATAATTTGTAAAAGTAAATCAAGGGTTGAGTGGGCTACAGTGAACAGGttctaatggatgtaggttgcaatagttatgcagagatgaagaggcttgcacagaatatactgtatgtttcaaaatgaacatatcggttttaaggcgttgtagcattcATTACGTTCGACGTACAGTTGTAAATAATACAcgaaatgaaagagcaattcaaacagttttgttagtatacctgtgcgcaatgggaagagtatggaatgacaaaaagtgactgaaaaacgtgttgaacgtgTGCGAGTCTTTGTCGCTTAGCCCCAGGAAATATCCCCGTGGAAagtttatggtattttcattttcggtgaatcaactgtaactgatgtttcttatcattacgtgctacagctatggcccgtgcctGGACGGGAAGAAGCTGAAAAACACATCTTTACTTGGGagaaagatggtgcgccacctcgcTGGTGTAACTCAGtgcgcgactggttaaacgacgttgtatccgaccaATGGATTGGGCGCAAagggccggttgacacagcatttgatgcatgacctccacgttcgcACACGTTCTGACGCGGTTATGTGTTTGTGCCTCCGGTACCAGCTGACCTATCCggctttagaaacagtgttattgcaacagttggcagcagccttgccgcagtggatccaccggttcccgtgagatcaccgaagttaagcactgtcgggcgtggtcgacacttggatgggtgaccatccaggccgccatgcgctgttgtcatttttcggtgtgcactcagccgcgtgatgccaattgaggagctactcgaccgaatagtagcggcttcggtcaagaataccatcataacggcaggGAGAGagctgtgctgaccccacgcccctcctatccgcatcctcctctgaggatgacacggccgtcggatggtcccggtaggccagtcttggcctgaggacggagtgctttattgcaacagttacccctgacacattgatcaaggtttcagAACAATTCGCCTACCGtctcgatgtgtgatcggtgttcacacagaataattgtaagaaaaactgtgtgtttctctttcatttggtgcaTTACTTATaactgtaaggtgaatgtaatatgtgctacaaagccttaaaacccgtgtattcattttgaaacaccctgtactagtgCGGAAAATTGCGTCTAACCAGGctttggcctgaagaccacaacaacaatgtttatATGTATTTCTAATAATATGATGATCTCAGCATTGAAAAGTTAAGTCATTAGATTGTTCAGTCCCACAGGAAGCCAGTTCCATTAAATGCTTACGATACACATTATGTGATATCGATGTTCCAGATGCACATACAAGATAGAAATCGCAATAAAGCACTCAGGAGCATCAGTAACGTTTAGAAACAAAAAAAAGCCCGAAAAGAAACTAAATTAACAGCCTGAACGATTTAACTCGACCAGGTCTCTGTTTTGCTAACTACGTATGCGTCAAATCGAAATAAGGAGAGAAAACTGTCTTCACACATTGAAATGAAATATGAGCGAAAGTGTTGACTGTAGTCTGTTGGATTATAAACGCAATGCAACTGCAGTGGAAGAGCAACAGACAATCAGGGAAACTGCCAATATTCTCTTCAGAGCGTTAATGAAAATGGAGCGTTTCAGACagtcacaagaaaggacatattACTTGTCTAGAGGAAAAAGATCAGTGAGTTGGTAGACCGAGACTGTAAAAGGCCATTTGAAAGTCCGAGGAGCAGTTGTacggttttaattatcacctcgaaaacatGAAATTACAGAATTAATTTTTCGGTAGTTCTCACGTATATGTTCGCAGCCCTAGTACACATTGTACCATagtaccgtagcacgccgctagagCATCCAAAACAAACGGCGCAGTATATTGATAAAGTGGAGTAGCCTGCAGTAATTTGTTTCATGCGTCTGAAAGGGAAGAGCGTTACAACAATTATGgtgtgtttgttaatgtgaactgCAACAATGCACCATCGTGACACAGTCCGTGAAGAAACGCAAACCGCAAGAGAAGGCCGGCGGATCGCAATCGAGGCTACAGTAGTAAAAGTGAAAATTGGCCATGGTACAGTGTTCAACATCTTGCACAACTTTCTGAATACG
This window contains:
- the LOC126203008 gene encoding cuticle protein 16.5-like; the protein is MYSTLVVVSALLAVASAGLLASPLAGAPLLPKVQVAPAQVNVVKQPITVQQPELRYREVPVPVRAVAYAAPAVSYAAPAVAYAAPAVSYAAPAVAYATHAVAPAISYAAAAPIVKVH